CTTTGATTATGGATTTGGTCCTTTTAGGTGGGTATGTACTTCTGGCAATCCGAAGGATCTGCAAATTACAGACAGAATTGCCAAAGAAGTTTTGGAAGAAATTAAAGCACAATCACCGGCTGAAATTCAGCAACAAATGCAGGATAACATCGTCTGGATTAACAACGCTGAAGAAAATAAGCTGGTGGTAGGGTCTCAGGCTCGGATTCTTTATGCTGATGCTGAGGGCCGTGCTAAAATTGCGTTAAGATTCAATGAAGTCATTAAGGAAGGACTCTTGTCAGCTCCGGTTGTTTTGGGTCGCGATCACCATGATGTAAGCGGTACGGATTCTCCGTTTAGAGAAACCAGCAATATTTACGATGGTAGCAAGTTTACTGCCGATATGGCTGTTCACAATGTTATAGGCGATAGTTTTAGGGGCGCAACCTGGGTTTCAATCCATAATGGAGGAGGTGTTGGATGGGGTGAAGTTATTAACGGGGGCTTCGGAATGGTTTTGGATGGAACCGACGAGGCTGCCCTGAAATTACAGAACATGCTGTTTTTTGATGTAAACAACGGTATTGCCAGAAGAAGCTGGGCCCGAAATAAAGAAGCTCGTTTTGCTATCGAAAGAGAAATGGATAGAACGCCTACTCTGAAGGTTACCATACCTAATCTTGTTGATGATAGCGTATTAAATAACTTGTTTTAGCAGCAGAAATACTAAACAAAAGCCCCTTCCTTGTTTTTATGCTTGAGAAGGGGTTTTCAAATCTCTTACAGGTCGGCTAAAATAAAGACTTTGTTACGCTTAAGGTTTCGGTTTTCGGTGATTTGGTTTGTTTTATTTACTCTATTACTTTTGTAGTGTGAGACATGCAGCAAAAAAACGAAATTTGAGGATGAGTTTATCGGGCATACTATTCTTAGTATTCCTTATAACACAAATTCCTTTTGCCGTATTGCACCATCATGATACAGATACTTCAATTCAAGCAGCTTCTACTGATATTGCAAAATGCCATGTGGTAAAGGAATGCACTGAAGCTTCCTCCTGTTTGATTTGTCATTTTCACTTTGTCAAAGACTTTCTTGTTGAAAAGAATTTCTCAATAACTGTTCATCATTTTGTTTACAAGGTTTTTGCAACAGAAAACCTTTCTCCTCAATTATTTAATCTTGCCCTTAAGGAGTTAAGAGGCCCTCCTGCTTTGTTCTAATTTCATGATTCACTGCATTCGTCGAGTAAATGTTTAATGCGATGAAGCACATTTTAGTATTTCCAATTATCACGTATTAAATAGTTGCATGCTTGCCAGAAATGAAAGGTCGGGCGTCATGTATATATGAAATTTATGAAAGCAAAGTTCTTAATTTTTTTTATAGCATTTATTTTTTCGGCTGTTAGTCTTTCAGCGAATGTGATTCCTGTGGCTAACTTAACCGGAAGAGTTACAGACAAACAAAATGGGCAGCCTATAATAGGTGCCTTCGTGGGCGTTTCAAGTTTGCGTGTAGGTACAGTTACAAATAATAACGGGGATTATCTGCTGACTAATGTGCCTAGAGTCAAACTCCTAATTGACGTAAGTTGTGTTGGCTACAAAACCCTTACTCAGACAGTTGATTTGGCAAGTACAGCAAAAGTGGATTTTGAGCTCGAAATGTCTGTGATAGAAGCTGATGAGGTTGTTGTTACGGGGTCTCCGATAATGGGCAAAAATTCAAAAAACAGTACCCCGATTGAAACAGTGACCCGTCAGCAATTGGTGCAAAGCGGGGCTTCCAATATTGTTGATGCCTTAAGTAATGTTCCTGGTATTTCTCAGGTAACAACAGGAAGTGCGATTTCCAAACCTGTAATTCGCGGATTGAGTTATAACCGGGTAGTAACATTGAATAATGACGTAAAACAAGAAGGGCAACAATGGGGAGATGAACATGGTATTGAAATTGACCAATATGGTGCTGCCAAGGTAGAAGTATTGCGTGGTCCTGCCAGTTTGTTTTATGGCTCTGATGCCTTGGGAGGGGTTATTAATATAATTGATCCGGTGGTTGCTAATCCAGGAGCTGTAAAAGGTCAATTTACCACCAATTACTCAACTAATAATGGTTTAACTGCAACAAATATCCAATTTGACGGTAATGCCAATGGCTTTGTTTATCGAATTAACGGAACATACAAAAATGCAATGTCATACAAATCTCCTGTAGAGCGCGTGTATAACAGCGCTTTTAGAGAAGATGATATAGCTGCGATGGTCGGACTCAGTAAAAACTGGGGTTTTGCCCACTTAAGCTACTCGCGTTTTAATTCCAAACTTGGTCTAACTGAAGGAGAAAGAGACGCTAATGGACAATTTGTTGATATGGAAGGGAATACAGTTTCGGCAACTGATTTAAAAAGTCGCTCTTTGTTTCTTCCTTTTCAGCATATAACACATCAGAAGGTTGCTTTAAACTCTAATGTTAGTGTTGGGAGCGGGTTTTTAAAAACCACACTAGGTTTTCAAAATAATCAACGCAGGGAGCTGGAAGAATCAATTGTAGATCCTTCTGCTTATTTCTATCTGAATACCTATTCGTTAGACAGTAAATATTACTTCGAGGCAATTAACGGCTGGGCTCCTGTGATTGGAATCTCTGGAATAATTCAGAATAATAGTAATAGGGGTGAAGAAGCGCTGATCCCAGCATATGACATGTATTCCGGAGGGATATTTACCTATGTTAAAAAGGAATGGGAAAAGACTAGCATTGATGCAGGAATGCGTTTCGATACAAGGAAAATTAATGGAAAAGAGGAGTTTGATTTTAGTGCATTTTCAAACAGTTTTTCTAATATCTCAGCTTCAGTTGGAGCAACTCATCAGTTAAGTGAAAAGATTAACCTGAAAGGTCATATTGGTCGTGGGTTTAGAGCTCCAAATATTGCTGAACTTAGTGCCAATGGAGTGCATGAAGGCGCTTTTAGATATGAGATCGGTAATCCCGAATTAAAGCAAGAAACTAGTCTGCAATTTGATGCTTCAATGGATTGGGTGAGCAAGTACCTTACAATTGAGTTGAACGGGTATTATAATTTCATAAACGATTATATCTATTATCAGAATACCAATAACGAGGAAATTGTTGTTGATGGAGAGTTATTTCCGGTTTATCGTTATGTTCAGGGGAATTCAGCAATTAGAGGATTAGAATTCAGTTTTGATGTTCACCCGGTTGATCAACTGCACTTTGAGAACTCTTTTGCCTATACTCGTGGAACTAACAACGAAGCAAAAACAGACCTTCCATTTATTCCGCAAGCTAAATTAATTAATACAATACGATATGATTTTGAAGGGAAAAAAGAGGCAGCATTAACAGATTTGTATGCTAGTTTAGGGGTAGAAACAAGCTTTAAGCAAGATAAAGTAGATCCTTTTGAAACAGTATCAAATGGATATACTTTACTAAACTTATCAATTGGAGCAACTATACACTCAAAAGCAGGTAAACCTGTTGTTTCATTATTTGTGTCGGGCAAAAACCTAACTGACAAGAATTATATAGATCATTTAAGCCGATTCAAAGGAATTGGGGTGTCAAATATTGGTAGAAATATAACATTTGGCATAACTGTTCCTTTTGCCAATTAGCAATGAAGCTATTTACAGGAAAGACGATCTTTTGGGTCGTTTTTTTTTGTTTTAAACCGAAAGTAATAGTGAATTTTAGCTATATAAATTTAACTAGTAGTTAACTCGATCTTTTATTTGACTCAATGGCAGTAATTAAAATAAACAATAAGTTAATTATCTATTAAAAATATTACACTATATACAATCTTAAAAGGTGGTTTTTTGTTATATTTATATATAGCGCTCTCAGCCATAAAACCCTAGTCGAAAACTTAAACCGCCATAAAAAATGATTTGTTACGATAACATATCATTTAAGCTACCAAACTTCTACAGGAAACTCCTGCTAAGTGTATTTTTATTGTTTTCGGGTTTAAATGCTTTTTCACAATATCAGTTTCAGATTAAAGAAAATAAGAGTCAGTTTACGATGCCATTTGAGTTTAATCGTAATCTTATCATTCTACCAGTTTATATCAATGATAAAGGACCATTTAATTTTATTCTCGATAGTGGGGTAAGTATAGTATTAATCACCAACCCATCTTTAAAAGATTCGTTAAATCTCCAGCTGGGTCGCCAAGTAACCATTAAAGGTTTGGGCGAAGGCGATGACTTAATAGCTCAAATAGTTACCGGAATGAACATGAGCATCGGTAAAGCAGAATGTCCGATCATGGCAGGGGCAATTTTGCCGAAAGATATTCTTGATTTAACTTCATACGTGGGCATGCCAGTATTTGGGATTATTGGCTATGACTTTTTTAGCAGCTTTGTTGTAAAGATAAATTATGTTAATCAGGTGATCACGGTTTTTAATAGTGATGAATTTAAACCACCTCGTAAATGCAAACCCATACCATTATTGATTGAAAATCAGAGAGCCTATGTTTTTGCCGATGTAATTATGAAAGATAATACCTCTGTAAAAACTAAATTGATAATTGATACTGGAGCAGGACATCCTGTTTCACTGGAACCTTCAACTAATCCCGCTATTAAAGTTCCTGACTCCACGCTTAGTGCGTTTTTAGGTCGAGGTTTAAGTGGTCCAATTGATGGGCATATTGGCAGGATTAAACATTTGGCCTTTAGTGATATTGAGGTTAATAATGTAATTACTTCGTTTCCCAATCATAATGATGTTACGGCTAAAGTGTTAGCAAATAACAGAAATGGAAATATCGGAAATGACTTGTTGAAGCGTTTTACGGTTATTTTTGATTATCAACGATCACAAATGTTTCTTAAGCCTAATGCTTATTTTAATCTGCCATTTGAACACGATATGAGCGGTCTTGAATTAATTACTTCGTCAAAAGATTCGCGCAGGTATTTTGTCTCATTGGTTCAACCAGGTTCACCTGCTGATCAGGCCGGTTTACAAAAGGATGATGAAATTATTTCCATCAATTTAAGACCTGTTTCAGAAATGCCAGTTTCTGAAGTTGATAATTTACTCCGTTCAAAAGACAACCGAGGCTTGTTAATTCAATTCCACAGAAAAAACACGACAGGCTCTAATTATGTAGTACTTACACTTAAACGTAGGGTGTAATAGATTGGTTATTGTAAAATCTCTGTTGTCCCTCCCTTTTATAGTAAAAAAATGAGGTGAAGGTGTAGTTTTGTTGCTTTAACCTTACAAAAGAAAACTTCAATGCACTATTGTAAAAAGAACTTAAAGTTTGCGGGCATTCTATTGCTCGCAGGGGCTATTGCTTTGCCGGCATTAGCACAACAAAAAGGTATGCCTCAGCGTACTGGAGCGCCAATGGGAGCTATGCCTCAACAAGGTCCTCAAGGCAACCCAATGACAAAACCGGGTATTAGACCTTACTCTGAGGTTATCACTTCTAAGGCAATTACCGATAAGGGCTTATTTAACGTTCACAAAGTAGAGGATCGTTATTTCTATGAGATTCCTGATTCATTGATGAATCGTGACTTTTTGCTGGTAACACGTACCGTTAAAACTGCTAACGGTGTTGGTTATGGGGGCGAAATCATGGATTCGAAAGTATTACGTTTCGAGAAGTTTGAGAAGAAAAAAGTATTTATTCGTGAGATTTCTTACGATGTAGTAGTTGATAAGAACTCTGATATGTTCCAGTCAGTTCAAAACTCAAACGTTCAGCCAATTATTGGCAGTTTGGATATTAAATCCCTTGCAAAAGACTCCGCAGGTGTGGTAATTGATGTTACGGACCTGTTTGCAAAAGATAATACTACATTTTCGTTTCCCGAATCTGACCGTAAAAAATATCGTATCGCCGGAGCAGATGAAAGCCGCTCATATATCAGTAGTATAAAAAGTTACCCAATTAATGTTGAGGTAAAGAATGTATTTACTTATCGTATTTCTGGGGCAAACCCAATGGATGCTGGAGGTATAGCAACTGTTGAAATTAACAATTCGATGTTGTTGTTGCCTAAAGTACCAATGATGCCTCGTTTTTTTGATAGTCGTGTTGGGTATTTTGCTCAAAGTCAGGCTGACTTTAGTGCAGAAGAGCAACAAGTGGCTAGAACAAACTACATCCGTCGTTGGAGATTAGAGCCTAAAGATATGGAAGCATACAAACGCGGTGAGTTGGTGGAGCCTAAGAAACAAATTGTTTATTATTTAGATCCTGCTACTCCTGCTAAATGGCGCCCGTACTTAATTGCCGGTGTAAACGACTGGAATAAAGCATTTGAACAAGCTGGTTTTAAAAATGCCATTGTTTGTAAAGAAGCTCCAACTCCTGAGCAAGATCCAGAGTTCAGTACTGAAGATGCTCGTTATTCTGTAATCCGTTATTTTGCTTCAGACATTCCTAATGCTTATGGCCCGCATGTGGCAGACCCTCGTTCAGGTGAAATCATTGAAAGCCATATTGGTTGGTATCATAACGTAATGAAACTGGTTCGTAACTGGTTCTTTATTCAAACTTCGGCTGTAAACCCTGATGCTCGCACAATGAACTTCAAGGATGAGGTAATGGGTCAGTTGATTCGTTTCGTTTCATCTCATGAGGTTGGACATACTTTAGGTTTACGCCATAATTTTGGTTCAAGTTTCGCTTATTCAGTTGATTCATTACGTTCAGCAACATTCACCCAAAAGATGGGTACTGCTCCATCAATTATGGATTACGCACGTTTTAATTATGTTGCACAACCTGAAGACAAAGGAGTGAATTTGTATCCTGCCATTGGTGTGTATGACCGTTATGCTATTGACTGGGGATATCGTGTAATTCCTGGTGTTAAATCAGCCAAAGAAGAAGAATCTACCCTGAATAAAATGATTGTTAAGCATTCAGGCGATCCATTGTATTTCTTTGGTACTGAATCGAATCCTGCTGATCCTCGTTCACAAAACGAAGATTTAGGTAACGATGCGGTAAAAGCCAGTATGTACGGTATTAAAAATCTTAAGCGTGTGTTGCCTAACTTAACAAAGTGGACATATGAAGAAGGCAAAGATTATGGGGATTTAAAAGAAATGTACGGAGAGTTAACCACCCAATGGGGACGTTACATGGGTCACGTTATTAAAAATATTGGTGGTGTATATGAAACTCCTAAATCATACGATCAAAAGGGAGATGTATATATGCCGGTTTCTAAAGATGTTCAAAAGAAAGCTGTGGCATTCTTAAATGAACAGGCAATGGCTACTCCTACTTGGTTAATTGATCAGTCAATTTTGCGTAAGTTCGATCAGTCGAATGTGGTTGACCGCGTTAGGGCTGCCCAGGTAAATGTGCTGAACGGTATGTTAAACGGAGATAAAATTGGACGTTTAATTGAATTCGAAACCACTAACCCTGGAACTACTTATACCGTTAGTGAGTTGCTTAAAGATGTTAGAGCAGGAGTATGGGCTGAATTAGCGACAGGTAAAAACATCGATACGTATCGCAGAAACTTACAACGTGCATATGTAGAGCGTTTGGCTCAGTTGTTAACTCCTGTAAATCAGGAAAATATTCCACAGCAAATGCGTCGACCAGATCAAACTTTATCTGATTTGCGTCCGTTAGTAAAAATGGAGTTGAAAACTTTACAAAGTCAAATTGTTGCAGCAATGCCTAAATATGCTTCTGTAAATAAAGCTCACCTTGAAGATTTATCGCAACGTATAAAAGATATTTTAAATCCGAAATCTTAATAAGGTTTTGATTTAATAATAAAAAGAGCCAGGAATAAGAAATTAGTATTTCGAACTCCTGGCTCTTTATTTTTAGGCTTTTTATAACGTATTACTGCATTGGAAACGAAATTTTACCCATTGTTACCTTGGGGATTTCACGTTGCATATTGCCAAATAGGTTTTCCTTCTCTCCTGCTACTAACTCGTTAGCTAAAACTGAAAACAATACAGCTTCTTTCGCGTCCGGTAAAATATTTAGTTCTTCGGTTGAATAAAAAATACAGTTCGGTAAGTTTTCTTTCAGCCCATTCATAATTGCAGGGTTATGAATACCTCCGCCACTGGAATATAAATGAAGTATTTGATTTGATTTAAAACACTCCTTGATTGAGGTAACTATTGAATCAATTGTGAACTGAGTGAGTGTGCAAATAATATCCTCAGGTTTTAAAAAATCTGTGTTACTTTTCTGAATGGCATTCTCAACATAAGCAATGCTGAACAACTCTGGCCCGGTTGATTTAGGATATTCTTCAGAAAAGAAAGAATGATCATTTAAACTGTTTAGTAGTTCTGCGTTTAATTTACCACTTAGGGCTATTTTTCCATCTTCGTCAAAGTCCTTTCCTGGAAAATATTTCCGAACGAAAGCGTCAATTAAGGTATTGCCGGGACCCACGTCGGTTGAAAATACCTTTAACGGATCCAAATCTGCCGAAAGGTAAGTGAAATTCGCTATCCCTCCCATGTTAAGCATGATTCGATTTTCTCCCTTTTTCGAAAAAATGAGATAATCTCCATAAACGGCTAGAGGGGCCCCTTCACCGCCAGCGGCAATATGTTTTTGTCTGAAATCACTTACCGTAATAATGCCGGTATTTACAGCCAAATGATCGCCATCGCCGATTTGAAGGGTTGAATTGCCAAATTTTTCTTTTTGATGCAAACGCTTAGGCATGTGAAACACCGTTTGCCCGTGGCTGGCAATCAAGTCAACTTCTTCTGACTTTATGTTCCAATTTTTTAAACATTTGGTAATGAGCTCAGCGTGTTTAATGGCTATCCATGGGTTGAGAACGCATAGTTGTTCGAAGCTTATCTCTGGTTTGGCAAATATTTTTCTTATTTCCTCTTTAAAATCTTCATCAAAACCAATTGTATCAAATTGAAGAATTTGAACTTCAGTTTGAGGTCCCGAGCCTTTAATTTTACATAAAGCAACGTCTAATCCATCTAATGATGTGCCCGACATAAGTCCGATGATTAGACGTTCGCTTTGTTTTGAAATACGATATAGCCGTTCAATTTGCTGCAGCATGGAGATATGGTAATTGTAGTTAGAAAAAAGGTAAATTTAAGTTCTTTAGCTAAACATCGTTTAAATCCGAGCAATATTGAAATTTTGATAAAAATTGAAGGATTTCGTGTCAGTTTTTTTTGAAATTGTATTGACAAATAATTAAACTTAAAATGCTATTTTTGAATCTGATTTAAAAAAACATATAATAGCTTGCCAAATACCTATACTTTGGCTATTTTTTTTAAGGAAACTTTAAATATGAGTAACAGTTCAGCAAATCAAGGAAGGGCTCGTTTTGAGCGAATTCCAACCCAGATTTACAGCAATTCTTCTTTAGCGTCAGTTGCTGTAGCAAAAGAAATTGCCGATTTAATTCGTCAACGTCAACAAGAAGGGAAACACGTTGTTTTGGGCCTTGCTACAGGTTCTACTCCAATTAAAGTGTATAAAGAATTAATTCGTTTGCATAAAGAAGAAGGACTGAGCTTCTCTAATGTGTATTCATTTAATTTGGATGAATATTTTCCAATGCAACCTGACTCTGTTCATAGCTATGTGCGTTTTATGGAAGATCAGTTGTT
Above is a window of Solitalea lacus DNA encoding:
- a CDS encoding anhydro-N-acetylmuramic acid kinase, with the translated sequence MLQQIERLYRISKQSERLIIGLMSGTSLDGLDVALCKIKGSGPQTEVQILQFDTIGFDEDFKEEIRKIFAKPEISFEQLCVLNPWIAIKHAELITKCLKNWNIKSEEVDLIASHGQTVFHMPKRLHQKEKFGNSTLQIGDGDHLAVNTGIITVSDFRQKHIAAGGEGAPLAVYGDYLIFSKKGENRIMLNMGGIANFTYLSADLDPLKVFSTDVGPGNTLIDAFVRKYFPGKDFDEDGKIALSGKLNAELLNSLNDHSFFSEEYPKSTGPELFSIAYVENAIQKSNTDFLKPEDIICTLTQFTIDSIVTSIKECFKSNQILHLYSSGGGIHNPAIMNGLKENLPNCIFYSTEELNILPDAKEAVLFSVLANELVAGEKENLFGNMQREIPKVTMGKISFPMQ
- a CDS encoding zinc-dependent metalloprotease; protein product: MHYCKKNLKFAGILLLAGAIALPALAQQKGMPQRTGAPMGAMPQQGPQGNPMTKPGIRPYSEVITSKAITDKGLFNVHKVEDRYFYEIPDSLMNRDFLLVTRTVKTANGVGYGGEIMDSKVLRFEKFEKKKVFIREISYDVVVDKNSDMFQSVQNSNVQPIIGSLDIKSLAKDSAGVVIDVTDLFAKDNTTFSFPESDRKKYRIAGADESRSYISSIKSYPINVEVKNVFTYRISGANPMDAGGIATVEINNSMLLLPKVPMMPRFFDSRVGYFAQSQADFSAEEQQVARTNYIRRWRLEPKDMEAYKRGELVEPKKQIVYYLDPATPAKWRPYLIAGVNDWNKAFEQAGFKNAIVCKEAPTPEQDPEFSTEDARYSVIRYFASDIPNAYGPHVADPRSGEIIESHIGWYHNVMKLVRNWFFIQTSAVNPDARTMNFKDEVMGQLIRFVSSHEVGHTLGLRHNFGSSFAYSVDSLRSATFTQKMGTAPSIMDYARFNYVAQPEDKGVNLYPAIGVYDRYAIDWGYRVIPGVKSAKEEESTLNKMIVKHSGDPLYFFGTESNPADPRSQNEDLGNDAVKASMYGIKNLKRVLPNLTKWTYEEGKDYGDLKEMYGELTTQWGRYMGHVIKNIGGVYETPKSYDQKGDVYMPVSKDVQKKAVAFLNEQAMATPTWLIDQSILRKFDQSNVVDRVRAAQVNVLNGMLNGDKIGRLIEFETTNPGTTYTVSELLKDVRAGVWAELATGKNIDTYRRNLQRAYVERLAQLLTPVNQENIPQQMRRPDQTLSDLRPLVKMELKTLQSQIVAAMPKYASVNKAHLEDLSQRIKDILNPKS
- a CDS encoding aspartyl protease family protein — protein: MICYDNISFKLPNFYRKLLLSVFLLFSGLNAFSQYQFQIKENKSQFTMPFEFNRNLIILPVYINDKGPFNFILDSGVSIVLITNPSLKDSLNLQLGRQVTIKGLGEGDDLIAQIVTGMNMSIGKAECPIMAGAILPKDILDLTSYVGMPVFGIIGYDFFSSFVVKINYVNQVITVFNSDEFKPPRKCKPIPLLIENQRAYVFADVIMKDNTSVKTKLIIDTGAGHPVSLEPSTNPAIKVPDSTLSAFLGRGLSGPIDGHIGRIKHLAFSDIEVNNVITSFPNHNDVTAKVLANNRNGNIGNDLLKRFTVIFDYQRSQMFLKPNAYFNLPFEHDMSGLELITSSKDSRRYFVSLVQPGSPADQAGLQKDDEIISINLRPVSEMPVSEVDNLLRSKDNRGLLIQFHRKNTTGSNYVVLTLKRRV
- a CDS encoding TonB-dependent receptor, translated to MKAKFLIFFIAFIFSAVSLSANVIPVANLTGRVTDKQNGQPIIGAFVGVSSLRVGTVTNNNGDYLLTNVPRVKLLIDVSCVGYKTLTQTVDLASTAKVDFELEMSVIEADEVVVTGSPIMGKNSKNSTPIETVTRQQLVQSGASNIVDALSNVPGISQVTTGSAISKPVIRGLSYNRVVTLNNDVKQEGQQWGDEHGIEIDQYGAAKVEVLRGPASLFYGSDALGGVINIIDPVVANPGAVKGQFTTNYSTNNGLTATNIQFDGNANGFVYRINGTYKNAMSYKSPVERVYNSAFREDDIAAMVGLSKNWGFAHLSYSRFNSKLGLTEGERDANGQFVDMEGNTVSATDLKSRSLFLPFQHITHQKVALNSNVSVGSGFLKTTLGFQNNQRRELEESIVDPSAYFYLNTYSLDSKYYFEAINGWAPVIGISGIIQNNSNRGEEALIPAYDMYSGGIFTYVKKEWEKTSIDAGMRFDTRKINGKEEFDFSAFSNSFSNISASVGATHQLSEKINLKGHIGRGFRAPNIAELSANGVHEGAFRYEIGNPELKQETSLQFDASMDWVSKYLTIELNGYYNFINDYIYYQNTNNEEIVVDGELFPVYRYVQGNSAIRGLEFSFDVHPVDQLHFENSFAYTRGTNNEAKTDLPFIPQAKLINTIRYDFEGKKEAALTDLYASLGVETSFKQDKVDPFETVSNGYTLLNLSIGATIHSKAGKPVVSLFVSGKNLTDKNYIDHLSRFKGIGVSNIGRNITFGITVPFAN